The following coding sequences lie in one Treponema sp. OMZ 790 genomic window:
- a CDS encoding NAD(P)/FAD-dependent oxidoreductase, whose product MKQLALTDYDIIVIGGGPAGMAAALAASEKNPKLKIALIEREGQIGGILKQCIHDGFGLIRFKERLTGPEYAWRYKEMVEAKENIDIFLFTFLTKLKKEDDFFCMEFTSPEYGIFGLKARSLVTAMGCRERTDRQVNIHGDRPAGIFTAGQAQALINLHGFMPGKKCVILGSGDIGLIMARRLTLEGAKVEGVYEIKPGPSGLSRNIVQCLDDYGIPLHLSTTVIEIEGRERVEGVKIAQVDKNMHPIAGTEKRIPCDTLILSVGLIPENDILSSLNVPIDGRTKGPIVDQFMHTEIAGLFSCGNALHVNDLVDYVSESGKIAGEAAANFALNMGAGEEKTCPLNISTGAEKLLPLNIRGKILYVVPQKIDTEAEGSIIFYFRAAEEMQNVTVSLQSCLEDSPKAESKTGSKTVFERKYEELKPPEMERFILPCEKLRGAKKLEIVLSESSSENKGVNNGN is encoded by the coding sequence ATGAAACAACTCGCACTTACCGATTATGACATCATCGTTATAGGCGGTGGCCCTGCCGGAATGGCGGCAGCCTTGGCCGCCTCAGAAAAAAATCCTAAGCTAAAAATTGCCCTCATCGAAAGAGAAGGGCAGATAGGCGGCATCTTAAAGCAGTGCATTCATGACGGCTTCGGTCTAATCCGTTTTAAGGAAAGGCTTACCGGACCTGAATATGCATGGCGTTATAAGGAGATGGTCGAGGCAAAAGAGAATATAGATATTTTTCTTTTTACCTTTTTAACCAAGCTAAAAAAAGAAGACGATTTTTTTTGTATGGAATTTACAAGTCCCGAATATGGAATTTTTGGGCTTAAAGCAAGGAGTCTTGTTACAGCTATGGGCTGCCGTGAAAGGACGGACAGGCAGGTAAACATTCATGGGGATAGACCCGCAGGTATTTTTACGGCAGGACAGGCACAGGCCCTTATAAACCTTCATGGGTTTATGCCCGGGAAAAAATGCGTAATCCTAGGCTCCGGAGACATAGGTCTTATAATGGCCCGCCGACTCACCCTTGAAGGTGCAAAGGTAGAGGGGGTCTACGAAATCAAACCCGGCCCCTCAGGTCTCAGCCGAAACATCGTGCAGTGTCTTGACGACTACGGCATACCCCTTCATCTATCAACAACAGTTATTGAGATCGAAGGCAGGGAGCGGGTCGAGGGCGTAAAGATTGCCCAAGTGGATAAAAATATGCATCCGATTGCAGGCACCGAAAAAAGAATTCCCTGCGACACCCTGATTTTAAGCGTAGGTCTCATCCCCGAAAACGATATACTGTCAAGCCTCAATGTTCCTATAGACGGAAGAACAAAGGGTCCAATCGTAGATCAATTTATGCACACGGAAATTGCGGGTCTCTTTTCTTGCGGAAACGCCCTGCATGTAAATGACCTTGTCGATTATGTTTCCGAATCGGGAAAAATTGCGGGAGAAGCCGCTGCCAATTTTGCTTTAAACATGGGGGCCGGGGAAGAAAAAACTTGCCCTTTAAATATTAGCACCGGGGCGGAAAAACTTTTACCCTTAAATATCAGAGGAAAAATCCTCTATGTTGTTCCGCAAAAGATCGACACAGAGGCAGAGGGCTCTATCATCTTTTATTTTAGAGCCGCAGAAGAAATGCAAAATGTTACAGTGAGCCTTCAATCCTGCCTTGAAGACAGTCCTAAGGCGGAATCTAAGACCGGCAGCAAAACCGTCTTTGAGCGCAAATATGAAGAGCTTAAACCTCCCGAAATGGAGCGCTTTATTTTGCCTTGCGAAAAATTAAGAGGGGCAAAAAAGCTTGAAATAGTTTTAAGCGAATCTTCATCGGAAAATAAGGGGGTCAATAATGGAAACTAA
- a CDS encoding DUF1667 domain-containing protein, translated as METKNLICTACPRGCRLSVKIEGEKISVTGNKCPKGLSYGKAEAVCPMRILTSTIASSVEGFPRLPVKTSKEVPLKNFAEYMHLIRKLKTDSSKKPGDIIVKNFAESGADLIAAGSSL; from the coding sequence ATGGAAACTAAAAACCTTATCTGCACAGCCTGCCCGCGAGGCTGCCGACTGAGCGTAAAAATCGAAGGCGAAAAGATCAGCGTTACAGGCAATAAATGCCCCAAGGGTCTTTCCTACGGAAAAGCCGAGGCTGTATGTCCTATGAGAATTCTTACAAGCACGATAGCTTCTTCGGTAGAAGGCTTCCCGAGACTTCCCGTAAAAACAAGCAAAGAAGTTCCCTTAAAAAATTTTGCAGAATACATGCACCTTATCAGGAAACTTAAAACGGACTCTTCAAAAAAGCCCGGAGACATAATCGTAAAAAACTTTGCCGAAAGCGGAGCCGATTTAATCGCAGCAGGAAGTTCCTTATGA
- a CDS encoding FGGY-family carbohydrate kinase, whose translation MKTLLTIDCGTQSLRTMLFDLKGNILAASRISYKPHTSPQPAWAEQDTEVYWNALKESLAGLKNKAPDAFANIAGMGVSSMRATTVLVDKDGKVLRPAIVWLDNRTARGPYHPNFLVRTAFHAAGVYDPIVTVQSNCKMNWLRENEPKIWDKTWKMFFLSGWFIYKLTGKACDAVSSMVGYVPFVNRKRAWAKKHSIEEKLMPLENEKRHDLTESGKIIGTLTDGVSKELGLPQDIPLVACGSDKACETIGAGVVDSSLASLSFGTTATIEVCSKKYFEYKKLFPAYCGILPDTWLSELEIFRGYWMISWFKEELGKEECKLAESKGIIPEVILDKLLHASPPGGRGLMLQPYWGASVFDRYAKGSIIGFGDVHGRDDLYRAIIEGLAYSLREGLELIEAKGRLRCEKVAASGGASQSDAICQITADILNRPLVRGKTAEASSLGAAIITAAGIGEYASIEDAVKEMVLYEKEFIPNPEHRSLYDGLFGVYKKIYPALKDIYKDIQRVTNYPETKKMNG comes from the coding sequence ATGAAAACCCTCTTAACAATTGATTGCGGCACTCAAAGTTTACGCACAATGCTCTTTGACTTAAAGGGGAATATCTTGGCGGCAAGCCGTATTTCCTATAAACCCCACACAAGCCCACAACCTGCATGGGCCGAGCAGGATACAGAAGTTTATTGGAATGCTCTAAAAGAAAGTCTTGCCGGTCTTAAAAACAAGGCACCGGATGCTTTTGCAAACATTGCAGGAATGGGAGTTTCTTCAATGAGGGCTACTACAGTTCTGGTCGATAAGGACGGAAAGGTTTTGCGTCCCGCAATTGTATGGCTCGACAACAGGACAGCCCGAGGCCCCTATCATCCCAACTTTCTTGTACGAACAGCGTTTCATGCAGCCGGAGTTTACGATCCTATAGTTACAGTTCAGTCAAATTGTAAGATGAATTGGCTTCGAGAAAACGAACCTAAAATCTGGGACAAAACATGGAAGATGTTTTTTCTTTCAGGCTGGTTTATTTATAAGCTGACCGGAAAGGCCTGCGATGCCGTCTCCTCGATGGTCGGTTATGTTCCATTCGTGAATCGAAAAAGAGCGTGGGCAAAAAAACATTCGATCGAAGAAAAACTTATGCCCCTGGAAAACGAAAAACGGCATGACCTTACCGAAAGCGGAAAAATAATCGGCACCCTAACGGATGGAGTTTCAAAAGAATTGGGACTCCCTCAAGATATTCCCCTTGTTGCTTGCGGAAGCGACAAGGCTTGTGAAACTATTGGAGCGGGCGTAGTAGATTCATCTCTGGCCTCTTTAAGTTTCGGCACAACCGCCACAATCGAAGTCTGCTCAAAAAAATACTTTGAATATAAAAAACTCTTTCCTGCCTACTGCGGCATTCTTCCCGATACATGGCTTTCGGAATTGGAAATCTTCCGCGGCTATTGGATGATAAGCTGGTTTAAGGAAGAGCTCGGCAAAGAAGAATGTAAGCTCGCCGAATCTAAGGGTATAATACCTGAAGTTATTTTGGATAAGCTTTTACATGCTTCTCCGCCGGGCGGAAGAGGGCTTATGCTCCAGCCCTACTGGGGAGCAAGCGTCTTTGACCGTTATGCAAAGGGGAGCATCATAGGATTCGGAGATGTTCACGGGAGAGATGACCTATACAGGGCTATAATCGAAGGTCTTGCCTACTCTTTGCGTGAAGGCTTGGAATTAATCGAAGCCAAGGGAAGGTTGAGATGTGAAAAAGTTGCCGCTTCGGGGGGAGCATCCCAAAGTGATGCTATCTGTCAGATTACCGCAGACATCCTAAACCGCCCCCTTGTACGGGGAAAAACGGCGGAAGCTTCCTCCCTCGGAGCTGCAATCATAACGGCAGCCGGAATAGGCGAGTATGCTTCAATCGAAGATGCCGTAAAAGAAATGGTCTTATACGAAAAAGAATTTATACCGAACCCCGAGCACCGCTCCCTTTATGACGGTCTCTTCGGCGTATACAAAAAAATATATCCTGCATTAAAAGATATTTACAAGGATATTCAAAGAGTAACAAATTATCCCGAAACAAAAAAAATGAACGGGTAA
- a CDS encoding FAD-binding oxidoreductase, which yields MGKRYEYKDFKPVWEQVPPPKGSFREAAKWGDPEEFKEPNERLYKYMKTVFGIGDETFKQKRFEGLEALPESLPVNLEQKHIEALKEIFGEADVSTAVKDRVSVAYGKTMYDAYRLREGILENIADVVVYPSNHEQIVKLVKYANEHKIPLYVYGGGSSVTRGVEAVKGGVSLDMRKNFNKVLAFNEVDQTITVQAGMSGPQLEAHLNNAQKEFNARMAYTCGHFPQSFEYSSVGGWVVTRGAGQNSTYYGNIKDIVFQQTYVTPAGIVKSYGLPAHAVGPDIDELMMGSEGSFGILTNVTLRFFRYRPETRKKFSFIFKTWEDGMRACREIMQNESGFPSVFRLSDAEETDMVLKLYGVEGTIAETAMNLMGYKPMKRCLFLGWSEGDKEFSKQLYKKVKRICKQNGGLFLTGKPVDGWEHGRFTDPYLRESLQDYGVIIDTMECSVTWDMMPRVHEEVRKFAKSRPHTVCMTHLSHAYPQGANLYFIFIGLFKNKEEYVEYQYGIFDNIMKAGAAMSHHHGVGKMTAAWVEESIGKTNFEIFKALKKHFDPNNIMNPGGTLGLDMTEDQKRKPKYAGKTWTEA from the coding sequence ATGGGAAAAAGATACGAGTACAAGGATTTTAAGCCTGTTTGGGAACAGGTACCGCCGCCTAAGGGCTCTTTTAGAGAAGCGGCAAAGTGGGGCGACCCCGAAGAATTTAAGGAGCCTAACGAAAGGCTTTATAAATATATGAAAACCGTCTTCGGCATCGGAGATGAGACCTTTAAGCAAAAGCGTTTTGAGGGGCTTGAAGCCCTGCCCGAAAGCCTTCCGGTAAACCTGGAACAAAAACACATTGAGGCCCTAAAAGAAATTTTCGGAGAGGCAGATGTAAGCACAGCCGTTAAGGACAGGGTATCTGTCGCCTACGGAAAAACAATGTACGATGCCTATCGCCTCCGTGAGGGCATCCTCGAAAACATAGCCGATGTTGTTGTATACCCTTCCAATCATGAGCAAATCGTTAAACTCGTAAAATATGCAAATGAACATAAGATTCCCCTCTATGTGTACGGAGGCGGTTCTTCCGTTACAAGGGGTGTTGAGGCTGTAAAGGGAGGCGTCTCCCTCGATATGCGTAAAAACTTTAACAAGGTTTTAGCCTTCAATGAGGTAGACCAGACAATCACGGTTCAAGCCGGAATGTCGGGTCCTCAACTGGAAGCCCACCTAAACAATGCACAAAAAGAATTCAACGCAAGGATGGCCTACACCTGCGGACACTTCCCACAATCCTTTGAGTACTCCTCCGTGGGGGGCTGGGTAGTTACTCGCGGAGCAGGCCAAAATTCCACCTATTACGGAAACATAAAGGACATTGTATTTCAACAAACTTATGTAACTCCTGCCGGTATAGTTAAAAGCTACGGACTTCCCGCCCATGCCGTCGGCCCCGATATCGATGAGCTTATGATGGGAAGCGAAGGCTCTTTTGGAATTCTTACAAATGTTACCTTGCGTTTTTTTAGATACAGACCTGAAACCCGCAAAAAGTTCAGCTTTATATTTAAAACTTGGGAAGACGGAATGAGGGCCTGCCGCGAGATTATGCAAAACGAATCGGGCTTTCCTTCGGTGTTTAGGCTTTCGGATGCGGAAGAAACCGACATGGTTTTAAAGCTCTACGGAGTAGAGGGCACCATAGCAGAAACCGCAATGAACCTCATGGGATATAAGCCAATGAAACGCTGTCTCTTTTTAGGCTGGAGCGAAGGCGATAAGGAATTTTCAAAACAGCTTTACAAAAAGGTAAAGCGTATATGCAAACAAAACGGCGGACTTTTCTTAACCGGCAAACCGGTGGACGGCTGGGAGCACGGCCGTTTTACCGATCCCTATTTAAGGGAATCCTTGCAGGATTACGGCGTAATAATCGACACAATGGAATGCAGCGTAACCTGGGATATGATGCCTCGGGTTCACGAAGAAGTAAGAAAATTTGCCAAATCCCGCCCTCACACGGTCTGCATGACCCATCTTTCCCATGCCTATCCTCAAGGAGCCAACCTCTACTTTATCTTTATAGGCCTTTTTAAAAATAAGGAAGAATATGTAGAATACCAGTACGGCATCTTCGACAATATAATGAAGGCAGGGGCTGCCATGAGCCACCATCACGGTGTCGGCAAGATGACGGCAGCCTGGGTTGAAGAGTCCATAGGCAAGACCAATTTTGAAATCTTTAAGGCCTTAAAAAAACACTTCGACCCGAACAACATAATGAATCCGGGCGGAACCCTCGGCCTCGATATGACGGAAGATCAAAAGCGGAAACCGAAATACGCCGGAAAAACTTGGACGGAAGCTTAA
- a CDS encoding type II toxin-antitoxin system Phd/YefM family antitoxin, whose amino-acid sequence MKTLSVAKIRTNFSALLKEVELGNEIGIAFGRKKETIAVIVPIEEYKRIKMRKLGTLEGKATVEFSENWAITDEEFINL is encoded by the coding sequence ATGAAAACATTGTCCGTAGCGAAAATAAGAACAAATTTCTCTGCACTTTTGAAAGAAGTGGAATTAGGTAACGAAATCGGAATAGCATTTGGCCGAAAAAAAGAAACAATAGCGGTAATTGTTCCAATTGAAGAGTATAAAAGGATAAAAATGAGGAAACTCGGTACATTGGAAGGGAAAGCAACAGTTGAATTTAGTGAAAATTGGGCTATTACGGATGAAGAGTTTATTAATTTATGA
- a CDS encoding type II toxin-antitoxin system VapC family toxin, which translates to MKILLDTHYLLWSFIDTSKISRSVYNKLLADENEVFYSQASLWEISIKFNMGKLSLNGIKPEEFYAEVENSFLKCRSFQNDELITFYKLPIEHKDPFDRIMIWQSIKSDYYFLSVDNQITNYKKYGLKILS; encoded by the coding sequence ATGAAAATCCTATTAGATACACATTATTTATTATGGTCATTTATTGATACAAGTAAAATATCTCGGTCGGTTTATAATAAATTATTAGCCGATGAAAATGAAGTTTTTTATAGTCAGGCTAGTTTATGGGAAATATCAATAAAATTTAATATGGGAAAATTATCGCTAAATGGAATTAAACCGGAAGAATTCTACGCAGAAGTAGAAAATAGTTTTTTAAAATGCAGGTCTTTTCAAAACGATGAACTAATTACTTTTTATAAATTACCAATAGAACATAAAGATCCATTTGATAGAATTATGATTTGGCAATCAATAAAGTCTGATTACTATTTTTTATCTGTTGATAATCAGATTACAAATTATAAAAAATACGGTTTAAAAATTTTGTCCTAA
- a CDS encoding sensor histidine kinase, protein MFSQRIAYKKFIFLAVFILLAAQLNIAGSVISSKMDFPLYMDSFATIAVAAVGGLVPSLAVAILTNGTLFLFGHLKLIFILCQLMTAAGSFFIFKFAKKRGEVKFSLDSFMLCGILSAVTNGIFGSLFAAAYHYNLTAIEQGLYLVTKNVIISNLAGGFILNIVDKAIASFIAYGMYLQVNKKCASDWSISLSVPRGERNRVPIARKYGKSALKEVTNAHKLKIKAEYIFLLAAFFSFCLSFGFKKVSDKIFDVRYEEAIKSGQYKNIEEHRGKARFINKGFDSFAYASFFLASISIFIMQLKLKDWKNQIKILNVQQETQKAFSRDLHDGIIQSLAALKICLSQGEHKKAVILTDEAIRDTREILGLSRMDLSDDFKMLISQYAKVFEENYKIKIDVYEASEEAKSFSSNIKYEMLKILQEALANACKHGTADRIEIKMIDQTSAFNLSVCDNGCGFNFDAVKENVCHAGLKIMEERAASLGGKIKIKSDKNGTSVTLIFPING, encoded by the coding sequence ATGTTTTCACAGAGAATAGCTTATAAAAAATTTATATTTCTTGCAGTATTCATTTTACTTGCCGCACAGTTAAATATTGCAGGTTCAGTTATTTCAAGCAAAATGGATTTTCCGCTTTATATGGACAGTTTTGCAACTATTGCGGTTGCGGCAGTAGGCGGACTTGTGCCGTCGTTGGCGGTTGCTATTCTTACAAACGGAACTTTATTTTTGTTTGGGCATCTTAAACTGATTTTTATATTGTGTCAGTTGATGACGGCTGCCGGTTCGTTTTTTATATTCAAGTTTGCAAAAAAGCGTGGAGAAGTAAAGTTCAGTTTGGATTCATTTATGCTTTGCGGAATTTTAAGCGCAGTTACAAATGGCATATTCGGCTCTCTTTTTGCAGCGGCTTATCATTATAACCTTACTGCAATAGAACAGGGGCTTTATCTGGTTACTAAAAATGTGATTATTTCAAACCTTGCAGGCGGCTTTATTTTAAATATTGTTGATAAGGCTATTGCTTCGTTTATTGCTTATGGAATGTATCTTCAGGTGAATAAAAAATGTGCAAGTGATTGGAGTATTTCCTTAAGCGTTCCGCGAGGAGAGAGGAATAGAGTACCCATAGCACGGAAATACGGAAAGTCCGCCTTGAAAGAAGTGACAAATGCTCATAAATTAAAAATAAAAGCTGAATATATTTTTTTACTTGCCGCTTTTTTTTCATTTTGTCTGTCTTTCGGATTTAAAAAAGTATCGGATAAAATTTTTGATGTAAGGTATGAGGAGGCGATTAAGAGCGGGCAATATAAAAATATTGAAGAACATAGGGGTAAAGCAAGATTTATAAACAAGGGCTTTGATTCTTTTGCCTATGCCTCTTTTTTTCTTGCCTCTATTTCAATTTTTATAATGCAGCTTAAACTAAAAGATTGGAAAAATCAGATAAAAATTTTAAATGTACAACAAGAAACTCAAAAAGCATTCAGCCGTGATTTGCACGATGGTATAATCCAATCTCTTGCTGCATTAAAAATCTGCCTTTCGCAGGGAGAGCATAAAAAAGCTGTTATTCTTACCGATGAAGCGATTAGGGATACCCGTGAAATTTTAGGGCTTTCAAGAATGGATTTGTCCGATGACTTTAAAATGCTTATTTCACAATATGCAAAGGTTTTTGAGGAAAATTATAAAATCAAAATTGATGTTTACGAAGCCAGCGAAGAGGCAAAAAGTTTTTCATCCAATATTAAGTACGAAATGTTGAAAATTTTGCAAGAGGCTTTGGCAAATGCCTGCAAACACGGAACGGCAGACAGGATAGAAATAAAAATGATTGATCAAACTTCCGCGTTTAATTTATCGGTATGCGATAACGGATGCGGTTTTAATTTTGATGCCGTTAAAGAAAACGTCTGTCATGCGGGATTAAAAATTATGGAAGAGCGGGCTGCATCTCTTGGCGGAAAAATCAAAATAAAATCCGATAAGAATGGAACAAGTGTAACTTTAATTTTTCCGATAAATGGGTAA
- a CDS encoding response regulator transcription factor, which yields MKILIIDDHRCFRESLVLALKNECPDFEFLETGSADAAKKMLLQNNECDCLFLDLQVGKENGLCILSELRKIRREIKTLICTAFYEPLTIENAIKMNVQGFITKTSCLKEIAEALKTVADGEKYFCPEALAVMEVNVLRVANAIDSATDGKMQLFARYKTLSLKEKEVFDLLSQKLDVAQIAKRLKKSVKTVENQRSAVYSKMHIHDRLEAVEAGKMLGII from the coding sequence ATGAAAATACTTATTATTGATGACCACCGCTGTTTTAGAGAAAGTCTTGTGCTTGCACTGAAAAATGAATGTCCTGACTTTGAATTTCTTGAGACCGGCAGCGCAGATGCGGCAAAGAAAATGCTTTTGCAGAATAATGAATGTGATTGCCTGTTTTTGGATTTGCAGGTGGGAAAAGAAAACGGTCTTTGTATTTTAAGCGAATTGCGAAAAATTAGGAGAGAAATTAAAACTCTTATCTGTACTGCTTTTTATGAACCGCTGACTATTGAAAATGCCATAAAAATGAATGTGCAGGGCTTTATTACAAAAACTTCCTGCTTGAAAGAAATTGCTGAAGCATTAAAAACCGTTGCGGACGGGGAAAAATATTTTTGCCCGGAAGCACTTGCCGTTATGGAAGTAAATGTTTTAAGAGTTGCAAATGCTATTGACTCTGCAACTGACGGAAAAATGCAGCTTTTTGCAAGATATAAAACGCTTTCCCTCAAAGAAAAAGAAGTGTTCGACTTACTTTCCCAAAAGCTGGATGTTGCGCAAATTGCTAAACGCTTGAAAAAATCCGTTAAGACGGTTGAAAACCAGCGGTCTGCCGTGTACAGTAAAATGCACATTCACGACAGACTTGAGGCGGTTGAAGCCGGAAAAATGCTGGGGATTATTTAG
- a CDS encoding leucine-rich repeat domain-containing protein encodes MKILQRMAVAAVLVITWTQAMAQENVKHIVIPESELEFKANDDFTEVTITKFIGEVKNYDGAVMEIPAAIQGITVTKIEQGAFMPGYGKWKRDNIGEYHSYLKKNIVNGTLSIPDTDIKELFIPDSVTYIDKEAFRAFDVESIRLPPSLKEIGDKAFAYNYALRAVTLPISCTAFKDGVFSYCVRLETIVFEEGIEEIPESIFSVCGIKNLTLPKSIKVIRAYAFADCPLLETITLNEGLERIEREAFSGVEIGDGYYGVARYAPLHSLSLPKSLLYIHSSAFSSTNIHDITIPENFSCLSDKDCTLLDIFKCDAVKRNLALQKKLKSAVLQDETKVKQN; translated from the coding sequence ATGAAAATACTACAACGGATGGCTGTTGCCGCAGTATTAGTTATAACGTGGACGCAGGCAATGGCTCAAGAAAATGTAAAGCATATTGTCATTCCGGAAAGCGAGCTGGAATTTAAAGCAAATGATGATTTTACTGAGGTTACCATAACAAAATTCATAGGAGAAGTGAAAAACTATGATGGTGCAGTCATGGAAATTCCTGCTGCAATACAAGGAATTACTGTAACGAAAATTGAACAGGGTGCATTTATGCCCGGATATGGAAAATGGAAAAGAGACAACATAGGCGAATATCACTCTTATTTAAAAAAGAATATAGTAAATGGAACTTTAAGTATCCCTGATACTGACATTAAAGAGCTCTTTATTCCCGATAGTGTTACATACATCGACAAAGAAGCCTTCCGTGCGTTCGATGTAGAATCTATTCGCCTTCCGCCGTCATTAAAAGAAATTGGTGACAAGGCATTTGCATATAATTATGCCCTAAGGGCAGTAACGCTGCCTATCTCTTGTACGGCTTTTAAAGATGGCGTTTTTTCTTATTGCGTAAGACTTGAAACTATCGTTTTTGAGGAAGGCATAGAGGAAATCCCTGAAAGCATATTCAGCGTTTGCGGGATAAAGAATCTTACGCTTCCAAAATCAATAAAAGTTATCCGGGCATACGCATTTGCAGACTGCCCTTTACTTGAAACCATTACACTGAACGAAGGTCTTGAACGTATAGAAAGAGAAGCTTTTAGCGGAGTTGAGATAGGCGATGGATATTACGGTGTTGCACGGTATGCCCCCTTACATTCACTTTCTCTTCCCAAAAGTCTTTTATACATACATAGCAGTGCATTTTCAAGTACAAATATTCATGACATAACAATTCCCGAAAACTTCTCCTGTCTTTCAGACAAAGACTGCACACTCTTAGACATTTTCAAATGCGATGCCGTAAAGAGAAATCTTGCCTTGCAGAAAAAACTTAAAAGTGCGGTGCTGCAGGACGAAACAAAGGTAAAGCAAAATTAG